A single window of Verrucomicrobium sp. DNA harbors:
- the tig gene encoding trigger factor, with amino-acid sequence MNVTIEEISSCRKRLRVEVPADEVNAEFDKVAQEFASFARIPGFRPGKAPRAVILKKYQKEIESELQRTLVPKAYREACKKRNLQVVSSPSMEDVSYQQGLSLSFSTVVDIAPEFPLPAYKGLTVKAQPVEVTDAEVQETIDAMRSQYGKFVDAPARPLAEDDFAVIDYAGTVEGKPLSEVAPEARQLVSGNGQWIAIRPDYFLPGFTQALVGMNVGETRTITVTFPEDIDIEALKNKPGSYEVTLKQIKVRELPELTDELSQQIAQVPAAEL; translated from the coding sequence ATGAACGTGACCATTGAAGAGATTTCCTCCTGCCGCAAGCGGCTCCGCGTCGAAGTTCCGGCCGACGAGGTCAACGCCGAGTTCGACAAGGTGGCCCAGGAGTTCGCCTCCTTTGCCCGCATCCCCGGCTTCCGCCCCGGCAAGGCCCCCCGCGCCGTCATCCTCAAGAAATACCAGAAGGAGATCGAGAGCGAGCTGCAGCGCACCCTGGTCCCGAAGGCCTACCGCGAGGCCTGCAAAAAGCGCAACCTCCAGGTCGTCAGCTCCCCCAGCATGGAGGACGTCAGCTACCAGCAGGGCCTCTCCCTGAGCTTCTCCACCGTGGTCGACATCGCCCCTGAATTCCCTCTCCCCGCCTACAAAGGCCTGACCGTGAAGGCCCAGCCCGTTGAGGTCACCGACGCCGAGGTGCAGGAGACGATCGACGCGATGCGTTCCCAATACGGCAAGTTCGTCGACGCACCCGCCCGCCCGCTGGCGGAAGATGACTTCGCCGTCATCGACTACGCCGGCACCGTCGAGGGCAAGCCCCTCTCCGAAGTCGCTCCCGAGGCCCGCCAGCTCGTCTCCGGCAACGGCCAGTGGATCGCCATCCGGCCCGACTACTTCCTGCCCGGTTTCACCCAGGCCCTCGTCGGCATGAACGTGGGCGAGACCCGCACCATCACCGTCACCTTCCCGGAAGACATCGACATCGAGGCCCTCAAGAACAAGCCCGGCAGCTACGAGGTGACCCTGAAGCAGATCAAGGTCCGCGAGCTTCCCGAGCTGACAGACGAGCTCTCCCAGCAGATCGCCCAGGTCCCCGCGGCCGAGCTGC
- a CDS encoding phosphoribosylanthranilate isomerase, translated as MVRVKICGIKRLEDAFSAIRWGADSIGFLVGQRHTSTDFISAAEAAEIIRRLPPFISKVMVTHFSRAEEILPLVDEACVDTLQLHGQIPPAELQIIRDKRPHLRILKSLHIIDEASVESGVPYYKFVDGFVVDSLNAETGQIGGTGMVHDWSISRRVVSRYPIPVILAGGLTPENVQEAIHAVKPFAVDANSGLKDAAGFKDHAKIHAFIDNAKSLFQEAWR; from the coding sequence ATGGTTCGCGTCAAAATTTGCGGCATTAAGCGTCTGGAGGACGCCTTCTCGGCCATCCGCTGGGGGGCCGACTCCATCGGCTTCCTCGTCGGCCAACGCCACACCAGCACCGATTTCATCTCCGCCGCGGAGGCCGCCGAGATCATCCGCCGCCTGCCCCCCTTCATCAGCAAGGTCATGGTGACCCACTTCTCCCGCGCGGAGGAGATCCTGCCCCTGGTGGATGAGGCCTGCGTCGACACCCTCCAGCTCCACGGCCAAATTCCCCCGGCGGAACTCCAAATCATCCGGGACAAACGCCCCCACCTGCGCATCCTCAAGTCCCTGCACATCATCGACGAGGCCAGCGTCGAGTCAGGCGTACCCTATTACAAGTTCGTGGACGGCTTCGTCGTCGACAGCCTCAACGCGGAGACCGGCCAGATCGGCGGCACCGGCATGGTCCATGACTGGTCGATCAGCCGCCGCGTCGTCAGCCGCTATCCTATTCCCGTCATCCTGGCCGGGGGCCTCACGCCGGAGAACGTCCAGGAGGCCATCCACGCGGTGAAGCCCTTCGCCGTCGACGCCAACTCCGGCCTGAAAGACGCGGCGGGCTTCAAGGACCACGCCAAGATCCACGCCTTCATCGACAACGCCAAGTCCCTCTTCCAGGAAGCCTGGCGCTGA